One genomic window of Bradyrhizobium sp. B124 includes the following:
- a CDS encoding ammonium transporter, producing the protein MMESGTYTRQKLVRIGVALLGVAVLCLLFSDLALAEDAAAPPACGGKILEKCTPNSGDTAWMLTSVALVLMMTIPGLGLFYGGMVRKKNVGDTVMTSFAVTCLVTILFAVLTYSLAFRAGTPFIGGLDRMFLKDILSDIGKGGIGNPNPLAATIPESVYICFQMTFAIITPALIAGAFAERMKFSAMLWFIGLWAIFVYAPIAHWVWGPDGIFSAGNDAAYVKVLDFAGGTVVHINAGVAGLMCAIMLGKRVETGPAHNMVLTFIGASLLWVGWFGFNAGSAVTAGMQAGMAMLVTQIATAVAAFTWMLVEWALKGKPTVVGICSGAVAGLVAITPASGFVGPVGAFAIGIAAGVCCYWGCTGLKRLFSYDDALDCFGVHALGGIVGALLTGVFAVEQYGGTAGVLEGNPGQFINQCIGVATVFVYDAVVSLIILFVINLFVGLRVTRDIEREGLDLALHGEVVQ; encoded by the coding sequence ATGATGGAGTCTGGGACATATACGCGCCAGAAACTCGTGAGAATCGGGGTTGCCTTGCTGGGAGTGGCCGTTCTTTGCCTGCTGTTCAGCGACCTCGCGCTGGCTGAGGATGCGGCGGCGCCGCCGGCCTGCGGCGGCAAGATTCTCGAGAAGTGCACACCGAATTCCGGCGACACCGCCTGGATGCTCACGTCCGTCGCGCTCGTCCTGATGATGACGATCCCGGGGCTCGGCCTGTTCTATGGCGGAATGGTGCGCAAGAAGAACGTCGGCGACACTGTGATGACCAGTTTCGCCGTCACCTGCCTGGTCACGATCCTGTTTGCCGTCCTGACCTACAGCCTGGCGTTTCGTGCCGGCACGCCGTTCATCGGCGGCCTGGATCGCATGTTCCTCAAGGATATCCTGAGCGACATCGGCAAGGGTGGCATCGGCAATCCCAATCCGCTTGCCGCGACCATCCCTGAGTCGGTCTACATCTGCTTCCAGATGACGTTCGCCATCATCACGCCGGCGCTGATTGCCGGCGCGTTTGCCGAGCGGATGAAGTTCTCGGCGATGCTCTGGTTCATCGGGCTGTGGGCGATCTTCGTCTATGCGCCGATCGCGCATTGGGTCTGGGGTCCTGACGGGATCTTCTCGGCGGGTAACGATGCCGCCTATGTCAAGGTTCTCGATTTCGCCGGCGGCACCGTTGTGCACATCAATGCCGGCGTGGCCGGCCTGATGTGCGCCATCATGCTCGGCAAGCGCGTCGAGACGGGGCCGGCGCACAATATGGTGCTGACCTTCATCGGCGCCTCGCTGCTGTGGGTCGGTTGGTTCGGCTTCAACGCCGGCTCCGCCGTCACGGCGGGAATGCAGGCGGGCATGGCCATGCTGGTGACCCAGATCGCCACGGCAGTGGCGGCCTTCACCTGGATGCTGGTGGAATGGGCGCTGAAGGGCAAGCCGACCGTCGTCGGCATCTGCTCGGGTGCCGTTGCCGGCCTCGTCGCGATCACGCCGGCCTCCGGTTTCGTCGGGCCGGTCGGCGCTTTCGCCATCGGCATCGCCGCCGGCGTCTGCTGCTACTGGGGATGCACCGGCTTGAAGCGCCTGTTCAGCTACGATGATGCGCTGGACTGCTTCGGCGTCCATGCCCTCGGCGGCATCGTCGGGGCGCTGCTGACCGGGGTGTTCGCGGTCGAGCAGTATGGTGGTACGGCAGGCGTTCTGGAGGGAAATCCCGGGCAGTTCATCAATCAATGCATCGGCGTCGCGACGGTTTTCGTGTATGATGCCGTCGTGAGCCTGATCATCCTGTTCGTGATCAATCTCTTCGTCGGGCTTCGCGTGACGCGCGACATCGAGCGCGAAGGGTTGGATCTGGCACTGCACGGCGAGGTCGTGCAGTAG